One genomic segment of Acidobacteriota bacterium includes these proteins:
- a CDS encoding superoxide dismutase: MAHELPPLPYAYDALEPHIDEATMRLHHDIHHKGYVTGLNNAEAKLKEARRSGDYGLAKHWQREVAFHGSGHFLHKLFWPTMSPDGGGRPSGDLAAAIERDFGSYDAFEAQFKAVSGAVEGSGWGILAYQTQSGQLTILSVEKHQNLNQFGCLPLLVLDVWEHAYYLKYQNKRAAYVDAFFNVIDWDFVARQYAKAQKASA; this comes from the coding sequence ATGGCACATGAACTACCGCCACTACCATACGCTTACGACGCCCTTGAACCCCATATCGACGAAGCCACCATGCGGCTGCATCACGACATCCACCATAAGGGCTATGTCACGGGTCTCAACAATGCCGAAGCCAAGTTGAAGGAAGCCCGCCGCAGCGGCGACTACGGGTTGGCCAAGCACTGGCAACGAGAAGTCGCCTTCCACGGATCGGGGCACTTCCTGCACAAGCTTTTCTGGCCCACCATGTCGCCCGACGGCGGCGGACGACCGTCCGGCGACTTGGCCGCTGCCATTGAGCGCGACTTCGGCAGCTATGACGCCTTCGAGGCCCAATTCAAGGCTGTCTCGGGCGCCGTCGAGGGCAGCGGATGGGGCATCCTGGCCTACCAGACGCAAAGCGGCCAACTCACCATCCTCAGCGTCGAAAAGCACCAGAACCTCAACCAGTTCGGCTGCCTGCCGCTGCTGGTGCTCGACGTCTGGGAGCACGCCTACTATCTCAAGTACCAAAACAAGAGAGCTGCCTACGTCGATGCCTTCTTCAACGTCATCGATTGGGACTTCGTGGCCCGGCAGTACGCCAAGGCTCAAAAAGCCAGCGCTTAA
- a CDS encoding PadR family transcriptional regulator translates to MTEPPTTSREKESVLRQHLPLKANWFHILLSLAECRRHGYAVMQEVLERTDGEVRLWPATLYGSMRQLQEAGLIEECEDAAAQENDDPRRRYFRISALGRDLLEAEAERLRSLAEMVRSRNLGSQARS, encoded by the coding sequence ATGACCGAGCCGCCGACCACCTCTCGAGAGAAAGAATCCGTCTTGCGGCAACACCTGCCCCTCAAGGCCAACTGGTTTCATATCCTGCTCTCGCTGGCCGAGTGCCGGCGCCACGGCTATGCCGTGATGCAGGAGGTGTTGGAGAGGACCGACGGGGAGGTGCGCTTATGGCCGGCCACCCTCTACGGCTCGATGCGGCAGTTGCAGGAGGCGGGCTTGATCGAGGAGTGCGAGGATGCGGCGGCGCAGGAGAACGACGATCCGCGCCGGCGCTATTTCCGCATCAGCGCACTGGGCCGCGACCTGCTCGAGGCAGAAGCCGAACGCTTGCGTTCGCTGGCCGAGATGGTCCGCTCGCGTAACCTGGGCTCTCAGGCCCGATCATGA
- a CDS encoding ATP-binding protein yields MTIRRVGKEKIADLLKRSRNPHARAAVPHSIESDESAEEVGSESPPEDQPHSQEASEPHPPEADAEESSAQPVAEPKPDASKPKILVKGLPDYLPQVLVQECELQIEQAVEELIKRTGLEHLVLNVGTAHAPPVRDSFGVGASVKPPQREKGSGSRGQSQRSGPKDEPSVEERAEQYEARPPLYDFDFLVAPEHVKESLLSAVDLIKVEQKVFDTWNLRSIEPFPRSALNFYGPSGTGKTLAAHAVASYLDKPILAVSYAEIESKYVGDSSKNIEAVFFAAERDRSVLFVDEADSLLSKRLTHVTQGAEQAINSMRSQLLICLERYKGIVIFSTNLVENYDQAFQTRMRYIHFPMPDEPSRREIWKRHLPPQLPLAADVSLDQLARIDDLCGRDIKNAVIDTALRIARSGADRISMQDLTRAVERVKESRILPDGKR; encoded by the coding sequence ATGACGATTCGCCGAGTGGGCAAGGAGAAAATCGCGGACCTGTTGAAGCGATCGCGCAATCCTCATGCGAGAGCTGCGGTCCCTCATTCGATCGAGTCGGACGAATCCGCTGAAGAGGTCGGCTCGGAAAGCCCGCCGGAAGACCAGCCGCATTCTCAGGAGGCTTCCGAGCCGCATCCTCCTGAGGCGGATGCTGAAGAGTCCTCGGCGCAGCCCGTGGCCGAGCCGAAACCGGACGCCTCCAAGCCCAAGATCCTGGTCAAGGGCCTTCCCGACTATCTTCCCCAAGTCCTGGTGCAGGAATGCGAATTGCAGATCGAACAGGCGGTGGAGGAGCTGATCAAGCGCACCGGACTCGAGCACCTGGTCCTCAACGTAGGGACGGCCCATGCGCCTCCCGTGCGCGATTCCTTTGGTGTAGGCGCGTCCGTCAAGCCTCCCCAGCGGGAGAAAGGGAGCGGGTCGCGAGGCCAGTCCCAGCGCAGCGGACCCAAGGACGAGCCCTCGGTGGAAGAGCGCGCCGAACAGTACGAGGCGCGTCCGCCTCTTTACGATTTCGACTTCCTGGTGGCGCCCGAGCACGTCAAGGAATCGCTGCTTTCGGCGGTCGACCTGATCAAGGTGGAACAAAAGGTATTCGACACCTGGAACCTGCGCAGCATCGAGCCTTTTCCCCGCTCGGCCCTCAATTTCTACGGTCCCTCGGGCACCGGCAAGACGCTGGCCGCCCACGCCGTGGCCAGCTACCTCGACAAGCCCATACTGGCGGTCAGTTATGCCGAGATTGAGAGCAAGTACGTGGGCGACAGTTCCAAGAACATCGAAGCCGTCTTTTTCGCCGCCGAGCGGGACCGGTCGGTGCTCTTCGTGGACGAGGCCGATTCGCTGCTCTCCAAGCGCCTCACCCATGTCACCCAGGGAGCCGAGCAGGCCATCAACTCCATGCGCTCCCAACTGCTGATCTGCCTGGAGCGCTACAAGGGCATCGTGATCTTCTCGACCAACCTGGTGGAGAACTACGACCAGGCTTTTCAGACCCGCATGCGCTACATCCACTTTCCCATGCCGGACGAACCCAGCCGGCGCGAGATCTGGAAGCGTCACCTGCCGCCCCAACTCCCTCTGGCCGCGGACGTCTCGCTCGACCAACTGGCCCGCATAGACGACCTGTGCGGGCGCGACATCAAAAACGCGGTTATCGACACCGCCCTGCGTATCGCCCGTTCCGGCGCCGACCGCATCTCCATGCAGGATCTCACCCGGGCCGTCGAGCGCGTCAAAGAGTCGCGCATCCTTCCCGACGGCAAACGATAA